Proteins encoded by one window of Vigna radiata var. radiata cultivar VC1973A chromosome 5, Vradiata_ver6, whole genome shotgun sequence:
- the LOC106760826 gene encoding adenine phosphoribosyltransferase 5 has product MFAEENGLKGDPRLQAISQAIRVVPHFPKHGIMFQDITTLLLDHKAFKDTVDIFVDRYRDMHISVVAGIEARGFMFGPSIALGIGAKFVPLRKPRKLPGEVISEKYALEYGTDCLELHVGAVQPGERAIVIDDLVATGGTLSAGVKLLERVGAQVVECACVIGVPDVKGQCRLIGKPLYVLVEPRKADKCY; this is encoded by the exons atgTTTGCAGAAGAGAATGGCCTCAAGGGAGACCCCAGACTTCAAGCCATTTCTCAAGCCATCAGAGTCGTTCCTCACTTCCCCAAGCATG GAATAATGTTCCAGGACATAACGACATTGTTGTTGGATCACAAGGCGTTTAAAGACACGGTCGACATTTTTGTCGATCGTTACAGAGACATGCACATTTCCGTTGTTGCCG GAATTGAGGCAAGGGGATTCATGTTTGGTCCTTCAATTGCGTTGGGCATTGGTGCAAAGTTTGTCCCCTTACGCAAACCACGGAAGCTGCCAG GTGAAGTGATTTCAGAAAAATATGCTCTAGAATATGGGACAGATTGTTTGGAGTTGCATGTTGGTGCTGTCCAGCCGGGTGAAAGGGCCATAGTAATTGATGACTTGGTGGCCACAGGTGGAACTCTGTCAGCAGGAGTAAAACTTCTAG AACGTGTTGGTGCTCAAGTAGTGGAATGTGCTTGTGTCATTGGTGTGCCTGATGTCAAG GGGCAGTGCAGGCTCATTGGAaagccactttatgttcttgTTGAGCCGCGTAAAGCAGATAAATGTTATTAA
- the LOC106760816 gene encoding 14 kDa proline-rich protein DC2.15, whose amino-acid sequence MASHKLLTIFLLSLMSYSSFSQDCTPPKPAPTPPTPKPPPSPKVSPPPTPKVSPPPSPTPPSPKPSPKVSPPTSPNACPPTPPTPTPPPPASCPKDTLKLGVCAKVLGLVNIIVGTPPTSDCCALIKDLADLEAALCLCTAIKANVLGINLNVPVTLSAILSACQKTVPPGYQCPS is encoded by the coding sequence ATGGCTTCCCACAAACTCCTCACCATTTTCCTGCTTTCTCTCATGTCTTACTCTTCATTCAGTCAGGACTGCACACCTCCAAAGCCCGCACCCACACCACCTACTCCAAAGCCACCACCCAGTCCAAAGGTAAGCCCGCCGCCCACCCCAAAGGTAAGTCCACCACCCTCGCCCACACCGCCCAGCCCAAAGCCCAGCCCAAAGGTAAGTCCACCAACCTCGCCCAATGCCTGTCCTCCTACTCCTCCTACTCCTACTCCTCCTCCACCTGCTTCCTGTCCTAAAGACACCCTAAAGCTAGGTGTTTGTGCCAAGGTCTTAGGACTTGTGAACATTATTGTTGGAACTCCACCTACGAGTGACTGTTGCGCTTTGATCAAAGACTTGGCGGATTTGGAAGCTGCACTTTGCCTTTGCACTGCCATTAAGGCCAATGTGCTTGGAATCAACTTGAATGTTCCTGTCACGCTCAGCGCGATCCTCAGTGCGTGTCAGAAAACTGTTCCTCCTGGCTACCAATGTCCCTCCTAG
- the LOC106762601 gene encoding PX domain-containing protein EREL1 isoform X1 — MQRRSPPKHRHDGTSPLPLGMDWSPAPRKWNGQDTVWPHNHRTGWSYCVTIPSWSFVPKSRNSDPVVFYRVQVGVQSPEGITRLHGVLRRFNDFLKLFADLKKEFPRKNIPPAPPKGLLRLKSRALLEERRCSLEEWITKLLSDIDVSRCAAVASFLELEAAARFSFQDASQQNSEADPDSNNTVYSVQSPLQSSLSLLAGSSSVASDYGSDTAYEPSDLGTPRVGRDDNSDVGTDDLILDEDMTNPIEKLVKYGISNIDEGLFMGQTILEQLEGLPRHKANARHVNYVIQKDKNNGNLYDSSLLGNNTMELFSEPGHAKVVGHVRKLSNESFGSEGSSLRGSDISNFGIPNSSGEGSHDLPGSASVSRDTDIMGHTKLKSTGDTQLVFPLDQRNKLNRILSTMQRRLGTAKTDMEDLIVRLNQEITAKDFLATKVKDLEVELETTKQKNKENLQQAILIERERFTQMQWDMEELRRKSMEMEMNLKSESGGNPYQNSTKESIVLQNDVLLQNLETTKEHLEVLSKQYGELEAKSKADLKVLVKEVKSLRNSQTKLKKELSESIKENSETEKLLLHERERRERAEAARRKLLEKCRFLFNQLQECNVSLPYECEDRTVMNSSSLSDAFNQLTTSDDQMDILLSEVENLDKEYGSAVSSVDKANGTKDGVICDDEVGKIITDLFMDNVRLRKQTNRVARHALKLDMTGTDDTPSMETIESI; from the exons ATGCAGAGACGAAGTCCTCCCAAGCACAGACACGATGGAACTTCGCCGCTGCCTCTCGGCATGGATTGGAGTCCTGCGCCTCGAAAATGG AATGGGCAAGATACAGTATGGCCACACAATCATCGTACTGGATGGAGTTATTGTGTCACAATACCTTCTTGGTCCTTTGTTccaaaatcaaggaattcagATCCTGTAGTG TTCTACAGGGTTCAAGTTGGTGTACAGTCACCGGAAGGGATTACAAGGCTCCATGGAGTATTAAGAAGGttcaatgattttttaaagttgtttgCTGAT CTTAAAAAGGAGTTTCCCAGGAAAAATATCCCTCCAGCTCCGCCCAAGGGACTCTTGCGTTTGAAAAGCCGAGCTTTGTTAGAAGAG AGAAGGTGCTCTTTGGAAGAGTGGATCACGAAACTATTGTCTGACATTGATGTATCAAGATGCGCTGCAGTGGCATCATTTCTCGAACTAGAAGCAGCTGCTAGATTTT CATTCCAAGATGCAAGCCAGCAAAATTCTGAAGCAGATCCTGATTCCAATAACACAGTTTATTCTGTGCAATCACCTCTCCAGTCAAGCTTATCGTTACTTGCTGGCAGTTCATCAGTTGCCTCTGATTATGGTAGTGATACCGCATATGAGCCATCTGACCTAGGAACACCAAGAGTTGGACGGGATGATAATTCTGATGTTGGTACGGATGATCTAATATTAGATGAAGATATGACAAATCCAATAGAAAAGCTTGTGAAATATGGCATATCAAATATTGACGAAGGTTTATTTATGGGTCAGACTATTCTAGAGCAATTGGAAGGCTTACCTAGGCATAAAGCAAATGCCAGACATGTGAACTATGTTATACAGAAGGACAAAAATAATGGAAATTTATACGATTCTTCACTTTTAGGTAATAATACCATGGAGCTTTTCTCTGAGCCTGGGCATGCCAAGGTTGTTGGTCATGTGCGTAAGCTTTCAAATGAGAGTTTTGGAAGTGAAGGAAGCTCATTGCGTGGTAGTGACATCTCTAATTTTGGGATTCCAAATTCCTCTGGTGAGGGCTCTCATGACCTTCCTGGATCAGCTTCGGTTTCAAGAGACACGGATATTATGGGCCACACAAAGTTGAAATCTACTGGTGATACTCAATTAGTTTTTCCACTAGATCAACGCAATAAATTGAACAGGATTCTTTCAACCATGCAACGAAGGCTAGGCACGGCAAAAACTGATATGGAGGACCTTATAGTTAGATTAAATCAAGAAATAACTGCAAAGGATTTTCTTGCAACTAAG GTCAAGGATTTGGAAGTAGAACTTGAAACTACCAAACAGAAAAACAAGGAGAACTTACAACAGGCTATTCTAATTGAGAGAGAAAGGTTTACCCAAATGCAGTGGGATATGGAGGAACTTAGACGAAAATCAATGGAAATGGAGATGAATCTAAAGTCAGAATCG GGGGGGAATCCTTACCAGAATTCGACAAAGGAATCAATTGTTCTGCAGAATGATGTACTGTTACAGAATTTAGAAACTACTAAAGAGCATCTAGAAGTTTTGTCAAAACAGTATGGAGAGCTAGAAGCAAAATCCAAGGCAGATCTTAAAGTTCTGGTTAAAGAGGTCAAATCTCTTCGTAATTCCCAAACAAAGTTAAAGAAAGAGCTTAGTGAGTCGATAAAAGAAAACAGTGAAACTGAG AAACTACTACTTCACGAAAGAGAGAGGAGGGAACGGGCAGAAGCTGCGCGGAGAAAACTGCTGGAGAAATGCAGGTTTCTTTTCAACCAGCTTCAGGAGTGCAATGTCAGTCTTCCTTATGAATGTGAAGATAGAACAGTCATGAATTCATCATCATTGAGTGATGCTTTTAATCAATTAACGACATCCGATGACCAAATGGACATCCTATTATCAGAG GTAGAAAACTTAGATAAGGAATATGGAAGTGCGGTTTCCAGTGTAGATAAAGCCAATGGCACCAAAGATGGTGTAATCTGTGATGATGAAGTGGGTAAGATCATAACAGACTTGTTCATGGATAATGTTAGACTGAGAAAACAGACAAACCGTGTCGCAAGGCATGCTCTGAAATTGGACATGACAGGAACAGATGATACCCCTTCAATGGAAACTATagaaagtatttaa
- the LOC106762601 gene encoding PX domain-containing protein EREL1 isoform X2 produces MQRRSPPKHRHDGTSPLPLGMDWSPAPRKWNGQDTVWPHNHRTGWSYCVTIPSWSFVPKSRNSDPVVFYRVQVGVQSPEGITRLHGVLRRFNDFLKLFADLKKEFPRKNIPPAPPKGLLRLKSRALLEERRCSLEEWITKLLSDIDVSRCAAVASFLELEAAARFSFQDASQQNSEADPDSNNTVYSVQSPLQSSLSLLAGSSSVASDYGSDTAYEPSDLGTPRVGRDDNSDVGNNTMELFSEPGHAKVVGHVRKLSNESFGSEGSSLRGSDISNFGIPNSSGEGSHDLPGSASVSRDTDIMGHTKLKSTGDTQLVFPLDQRNKLNRILSTMQRRLGTAKTDMEDLIVRLNQEITAKDFLATKVKDLEVELETTKQKNKENLQQAILIERERFTQMQWDMEELRRKSMEMEMNLKSESGGNPYQNSTKESIVLQNDVLLQNLETTKEHLEVLSKQYGELEAKSKADLKVLVKEVKSLRNSQTKLKKELSESIKENSETEKLLLHERERRERAEAARRKLLEKCRFLFNQLQECNVSLPYECEDRTVMNSSSLSDAFNQLTTSDDQMDILLSEVENLDKEYGSAVSSVDKANGTKDGVICDDEVGKIITDLFMDNVRLRKQTNRVARHALKLDMTGTDDTPSMETIESI; encoded by the exons ATGCAGAGACGAAGTCCTCCCAAGCACAGACACGATGGAACTTCGCCGCTGCCTCTCGGCATGGATTGGAGTCCTGCGCCTCGAAAATGG AATGGGCAAGATACAGTATGGCCACACAATCATCGTACTGGATGGAGTTATTGTGTCACAATACCTTCTTGGTCCTTTGTTccaaaatcaaggaattcagATCCTGTAGTG TTCTACAGGGTTCAAGTTGGTGTACAGTCACCGGAAGGGATTACAAGGCTCCATGGAGTATTAAGAAGGttcaatgattttttaaagttgtttgCTGAT CTTAAAAAGGAGTTTCCCAGGAAAAATATCCCTCCAGCTCCGCCCAAGGGACTCTTGCGTTTGAAAAGCCGAGCTTTGTTAGAAGAG AGAAGGTGCTCTTTGGAAGAGTGGATCACGAAACTATTGTCTGACATTGATGTATCAAGATGCGCTGCAGTGGCATCATTTCTCGAACTAGAAGCAGCTGCTAGATTTT CATTCCAAGATGCAAGCCAGCAAAATTCTGAAGCAGATCCTGATTCCAATAACACAGTTTATTCTGTGCAATCACCTCTCCAGTCAAGCTTATCGTTACTTGCTGGCAGTTCATCAGTTGCCTCTGATTATGGTAGTGATACCGCATATGAGCCATCTGACCTAGGAACACCAAGAGTTGGACGGGATGATAATTCTGATGTTG GTAATAATACCATGGAGCTTTTCTCTGAGCCTGGGCATGCCAAGGTTGTTGGTCATGTGCGTAAGCTTTCAAATGAGAGTTTTGGAAGTGAAGGAAGCTCATTGCGTGGTAGTGACATCTCTAATTTTGGGATTCCAAATTCCTCTGGTGAGGGCTCTCATGACCTTCCTGGATCAGCTTCGGTTTCAAGAGACACGGATATTATGGGCCACACAAAGTTGAAATCTACTGGTGATACTCAATTAGTTTTTCCACTAGATCAACGCAATAAATTGAACAGGATTCTTTCAACCATGCAACGAAGGCTAGGCACGGCAAAAACTGATATGGAGGACCTTATAGTTAGATTAAATCAAGAAATAACTGCAAAGGATTTTCTTGCAACTAAG GTCAAGGATTTGGAAGTAGAACTTGAAACTACCAAACAGAAAAACAAGGAGAACTTACAACAGGCTATTCTAATTGAGAGAGAAAGGTTTACCCAAATGCAGTGGGATATGGAGGAACTTAGACGAAAATCAATGGAAATGGAGATGAATCTAAAGTCAGAATCG GGGGGGAATCCTTACCAGAATTCGACAAAGGAATCAATTGTTCTGCAGAATGATGTACTGTTACAGAATTTAGAAACTACTAAAGAGCATCTAGAAGTTTTGTCAAAACAGTATGGAGAGCTAGAAGCAAAATCCAAGGCAGATCTTAAAGTTCTGGTTAAAGAGGTCAAATCTCTTCGTAATTCCCAAACAAAGTTAAAGAAAGAGCTTAGTGAGTCGATAAAAGAAAACAGTGAAACTGAG AAACTACTACTTCACGAAAGAGAGAGGAGGGAACGGGCAGAAGCTGCGCGGAGAAAACTGCTGGAGAAATGCAGGTTTCTTTTCAACCAGCTTCAGGAGTGCAATGTCAGTCTTCCTTATGAATGTGAAGATAGAACAGTCATGAATTCATCATCATTGAGTGATGCTTTTAATCAATTAACGACATCCGATGACCAAATGGACATCCTATTATCAGAG GTAGAAAACTTAGATAAGGAATATGGAAGTGCGGTTTCCAGTGTAGATAAAGCCAATGGCACCAAAGATGGTGTAATCTGTGATGATGAAGTGGGTAAGATCATAACAGACTTGTTCATGGATAATGTTAGACTGAGAAAACAGACAAACCGTGTCGCAAGGCATGCTCTGAAATTGGACATGACAGGAACAGATGATACCCCTTCAATGGAAACTATagaaagtatttaa